Below is a window of Undibacterium sp. YM2 DNA.
ATATAGCTGTCATACTAAAGGCGCAAGATAAAGTAACAGGCTGGTGCAGTTCCTGATAATTGTAGAAATTTGCACAGGCAATTCAATTTCCTTCCCGGTTTTCTTTGCAACTTAGATGAGGAGCGTGATCATGGCATTATTTTTTATCGAAGCCGTCCGTTTTGATGACAGTGGACAGCGTATCGCCAAGGTGCGCTGGGGCAAGAGCAAAGGCGGACAAGTGATGCCACCAGCCACGGTGGATGACCCCCAGGAAGCGGATGTACAGGCTGTGCTGGACACCATCGCCAACGGTGATGAAGTCTTGCCCAAGTTCCAGAGTGAAAACGGCATCATACTGGGGCCAAAAGTAGTCGGTATCCTGTATGAAGATGGCGCACATGGCCTGAGTACTGCCAGCAATGATGCCCCTGGGCATAATTTGAGTGACCTTCCTTCTTTCTGATGTCATCTGTACGCCACTGCCATGCGGTGGCGTTTTTGTTTGCTCAGGCTTCCTTGTTTTGCGCATATAGCTGCCCCAGGTATATGCAAATAAGAAATACTTCGTTGTCCTTCGTCAGCCTGACTCCATATCATACACAGGTCGCCGGAGAATCTTTCCATCCGGCATGTGTGAATGTATTTGTCTTCATTGCAGTGTGATGAAAGGCAGTAAACCCCTAGGGAATATAATGAAAATTTCTACAAAAAAAACAATCTCCACTTTGCTGGCTGGCGTTATTTTGGCCAGTGCTTCTTTGTCGGCAACTGCTGCTGATTTGCTCGATACCGTTAAATCACGCGGCACCTTGAAAATCGCATTGGAAGGTACTTACCCTCCATTCAATTTTAAAGATACCAAAACCAATGAACTGGCTGGCTTTGACGTTGATGTTGCCAAATTACTGGCGGCTAAACTGGGTGTCAAACCAGAATTCGTGACTTCTGAATGGAGCGGCATACTCGCAGGCTTGTCCGCTGGTAAATTTGATGTCATCGTCAATCAGGTCGGCATTACTGCCAAGCGTCAGGAGACTTTTGATTTCTCTGACCCATACACTGTCTCCAGTGCCCAGCTTATCGTCAAAAAAGATGAGAAACGCGAGTTCAAGAGCCTGGAAGACCTGAAAGGCAAAAAACTGGGTGTAGGGCAGGGTAGTAATTATGAAGAACGTGCCAAGGCTGTTGCAGGCGTTGAAGTTAAAAGTTATCCAGGTGCACCAGAGTACCTTCAAGACTTGGCTGCTGGCCGTGTTGATGCCGCGTTGAATGACAGCCTGATGGTTGCCTACCTCGTCAAAACCAGCAATCTGCCTATCAAGGCTGGCGCACCTATCGGTGAAATTGCAAAAAATGGTATTCCCTTCCAAAAAGCCAACCCCAAGTTTGCGGCTGCTTTGAATGCTGCCCTGGCTGACATTATCAAAGACGGCAGCTTTGCCAAAGTATCCAATAAATGGTTTGGCAAGGATGTCAGCAAGGCACCTGCTGCACAATAAGCGACAAACAAGCTGAAATTAAGTCGGCAATACTGTCTGATATGGATTGCCGGCTGATTACGCATGTATGATTAAGTGGATGTAATCCATTTGATGTCACTAGAACTCATTTCATAAATAGGGTGAGATGCGTTTGCCTCATAACGTGGGCTGGCAAGGGTAAAGCAGGGGTTTCGTGCAGCATGTTGCACGCCTGCGTACGATGTGCGCTTGCAAGCGCACATGCGCCCTGCAAGGGGATGAGGCAGTCAATAGCTTTGCCTATTGACAACGAGTCCAACGCAGTCCAGCGCACGTTATGAGGCAAACCCTCCGGGAACTGACGATTTGGGCGCATTGCAGCGTTGTGCCCTCGCTAAGGCACCAGCCTTAGCTTCGCGTCACGCCTTGCACTGCATCCCAAATCGTCTTGTTTGCACTCATCCTATTTATGAAATGAGTTCTATATCCCCGTCACCACGGGGATATTTCTTTTTAAAGTCGCCATGGAAATTTTCGAATTGCTGCAAATGGCCGCACCGGTCATGTTGAAGGGGGTTGCCTATACCCTGTTGTTTGCCATCGGTGCCATGGTAGGTGGTTTGATACTGGGTTTCTTGCTGGCGGTTGCGCGCATATTGCCAAGCAAATTGATCAGTACGCCCGCTGCTGTCTATGTCAGCCTGATACGCGGCACACCCTTGCTGGTACAGATTTTCGTCATCTATTACGGCTTGCCTGGCATAGGCATAGAATTTTCAGCGACATCGGCAGGCATACTGGCCTTGAGTCTGAACGCCGGTGCCTATCTGTCAGAAAGCATACGCGGTGCAATAGTTGGTGTCAGCCGCGGTCAGTGGTCTGCCAGCTCCAGCCTGGGCTTGAATTATGGGCAGACCCTGCGTTATATCGTCGTGCCACAAGCCATGCGTGTGGCAGTGCCGTCCATGAGCAATACCCTCATCAGCCTGATCAAGGATACTTCTCTGGTATCGGTCATTACCGTGACAGAGCTGATGCTGGCGACCAAGGAAGTCATCGCCACCAGCTTTCGCCCCTTGCCACTGTATATCGCAGCCGCTTGCATCTATTGGGCGCTGAGCCTGTGTTTTGAAGTCGTACAAAGACGCCTGGAAAAACGTCTGCAAAAAGCCCATCAGGTTTGACACGGCACCGTACCGCACCGCTTGACTAGGCGGGTTGTGTCGCCTCTTTTTGCAAGCCATTCAGATAAGCGACAGTGAGTTTTGATTGTAGCGCGGCCTGCAATAATTCTGATGGCATGAGCCTGGTGTCAGCCCGTGTCATGGTCAGTGCCTGGCCAGGCAGCAGGCTGGCTTTATAGCCATAATGTGTCAGGCACGCGGCAATCCAGGACTCCATGATTTCGAGTACATAAAGACGCTTGCCCAACGGCGACAGGAAGCTGACGCCTTCTGGCCTGAGCCTGTCCCATAAGCTGTTTGGATCAGTCGCCATCTTGACCAGTTCATTCAGGGGCAGGGCTTGCGGGTCCATCCAGCTACCGGCAAATCGCTGTTTATTCTGCTCCTGCAAGACTTCGGTAGCATATCTGTCCCAGTCACAATGCTGCAGGTTTTCTTTTTCAAACATGGCATACCATGCATTCTCTGTTTCTGCTTCCCCACCCAGTAAATGCAGGCACTGAGACAGGGGAGGGAAGCTGGGTTTGGCACCGGGAACAACTGCCGCCACCCTTTCTTCGAGGCTGGGATGGGTATCAAATTCCGTGGTCGTGTGTGATTCTGCATAATTGATCGCAGTTTGAATATCGGCCCGCTTTACGCCGGGTTTGCAGAAACGGCGGAAACCTTCAAAGATAGGCATGCGCACGCCACGATTCAAGGCGGGGCCAAGTTCATAATCGAGATAACTTGACCACATCGGTGAAATCAAATGTACTTTTTCCAGTGCACTGCGGGTGGCGACCGGGCCAAATTTTTTGGCAGCCAATGCATCTGCGGCAAATTCCTGTTCGCGTGATACAGCGGCAGATAATTTCAAGAACCATTTGCCATAAAACCGGAACAGGACATCCAGAAAAAACATGGAGTCATCGAGATCTGTGACTGTATAAGCGATAGACGTGCGGGTGCGGTATACCCAGGGGCCGAGTGACAGGTCGCCTGCAACAAAGTGACCAAATTCATGGGCGATGACTGAACCCAGCTCTGCCTCAGATAGGGTGCCCAGCAATGGCAGGCCCAGGCCAACTTCAAGCTCTTTCACCTTTCCCCGCCAGTTCTTTTTGCCGCTGATGAAGGCAGATGCCACGCCTATCAGGTGAATATTGACTGGTGCTTCTACCTTGAGTTCCTTGGCGATGCGCTCTACCAGCGCATACAAGGGTTCAGCGGTTTGGCGTGATAAAGGTTTAACGGTATTGCCGCTCTTTTTCTCCTTGCTGCGTGGTCGCAAGGAATACGCCAGTGTCAATGCCGCAATACCCGCAATGACACCAGAAAATTGCAAAGAAGAGCGGTGATTGATCTGGGTAATCGGCACCCAGGCCAATGCAATTAACAGCCCAAGGGCGAGTACCCAAAAGCCAACCCAGAGGGCGACAACCAGTCCGGCGCGGCGCGTCAGATTGGTTTTTTGTGGTTTGCGTTGATGATCTGTTTTCATAATGGACTCAGCTTTGCCATTGCTTGATTGCGGTCGTGACTATGCCTTGCAGCACATCTGTTTTTGCTGCCAGTTTCCTCAAATTTTGCCGTTCCTGCGCTGACAGTTGCGGATTACGTGAGCGAATAAAATAAGCCGCTGCCAGTACATCAGTTTCAAAATCCATCTCATCCAGATTGACCTGTTCGCCTCGCACATATTGCTCAAATGCAGACAAATCGGCTTTGCGCATGTGCATCATCTGCTGCAACTTGTCTTTGGTGGTTTTGTCATTGACGCGGCAGGCTTCGCCATATAGCAGCGCCAGTTGATCAGCTCCCAGATGCTGGCGTACCTGTATCGTGTTGATATGTTTTACCAAATCCAGTGTTTGCTCTGGTGAACTGCGCAAGCTTAGTGCAAGCTTGACCATGGGCAGGTCACGATGCTCTGTCTTGTTCGGTGGCAGGCCAGCTTTGGCGCGATAAATATCCAGGATATTGTCATTCTCGTCGTCCGGCATGCTGCGCAAATACTTTTCGGGATCACCAATTCCCTGTTGCCGGGCGATTTCATTGAATTCGACGGCGAGCATGGCTCTTTCCAGACCCTTGCTGTTATTGATTGCCGCATCCAGTAATTTCAGGGCATCAGCGGGACGCTGTTGCGTCAGCAGCAGCCTGATTTCTGTATCCAATAAATAGCTGGCATTTTCTGGCGACAGCTTATGCAGTTGCTGCAAATCCTGGGCGGCACCGCGACTGTCACCGTGAACAAATTTACGCCAGGTCAGGCTGCGCAGGATATTGGCGTCTCGTGGGAATTTTTGTGCCAGGTTCTTCATTGCCTGCAAGCCTTCGTTGCCGCTCAATAGTGAGGCATACAAGTATTGCTCTGACGAAGAGTCAGCAGCCTGACTGGCACGTTGGGCATATTCCTTGAGCATGACATCATGCTCACCGATATCATCACGCAAATCCTGGACACTGCGCTCCAGCAATACATTGTCCGGGTGTATTTTCAAGACCTTGCGGCTCAGGCGCAGCGCTTCTGCACGCGAGATGCCATTGGCGACAAACAGGGCAATGTCAGTAGTGCGCGTATCCCAGCCCTTGATGGCGGCATAGGCTTCCAGCGCGGGTAGCATGTCTTTTTCCTGGCCATGGCCAAATGCATAATTCAGGCAGGACATCACAGCGGGTGTGTCGGCCTGGTTGACGATAGTCAATTGCCTGGCGCTGACACTGCTTTGGTGCTTGCTCATGCTCTTGGTTTGCGGCGGTTCTGTGAACAGGTACTCGACGCCGGCAAATTCCAGCAGGCGCTTGCCGCAATACACGGTCTGGCTGCCAGCTTGCTCTGGAGAGGCTGGTTTGACTTTGCTATAAATGATGGTGTTTTCCACCAGCGGGGCAGCCCCGGCGATATTCCATACGTTATAGCGGTCAGTGCTTGCCAGCGTCTGATCATAGGTGTCGATGATGCCAGTCTTGTCGCTGCTGGCTTCGCCTTTTAATTGACCTACTGGCAAGGTCATGGTTGCACGTCCTTGTGCTGCCACGACCAGTGCCTGTTCCCCTATCTTCACTTTGACGGGTATGTCAAAACCATTCAGTATGGTCAGGTTCTGGGTGCTCGCTTCCTGATAACTTGCCGCTGCACCGGTCAGGACCATGATGACCATGGCCAGCGCCAGGCCACGTGTATATAACCAGCCCATGATGCCCAAGGGCGCACGGGCATAAATTTGCCATTGCCTGTCGCCAGTGCTGCGCACTACGTAAGATCCCATGGGAACGAGTGGTATGCCAAACAGGATGACAAAAGCATGCAGGGCAATATGGCTGCCGTCAGTATCCCGCTCCGATTCACCGACAAAACTGAAGCCTACCGAGTTGATTGTTCCTAGCGAAGGCGTTCCTTTCAGTGGCTTGGCAAACAGACGGCGTTCACTGGTCAGCTCCTTGAGTACTTCCTTATGCTGTGGAAGGCGACGGAACAGGCGTGCCAGCACCAGGGAACGATAGACCTTGAACGTATCTCCAGATTCTATGGCCCGGCTGATTTTTGGGTCATCGCTGAAAGTGCGTAACTCTGGCACGCGCTGGAATAAATTGGCTGGATCAGATATGGACATACTGGTTTATGAATGAGATAGCCAACAGTAATAAATTGAAATAAAGGATGTACAAACGATTACATGAAAAGCATCAGGCTTTCCTGAAGCGTGGTGCCAACGACAAAACCACCAGCGCAGTCGCGATAGGCAGGGTAGAAATAAAACCAAAATGCTTGAATCCATAGGCACCGGTCAAAGCACCCAAGAAAAACGAAGCTACAAGCAAGCCGTGCAAACGCAGCTTTTGCAAATTGGCTCCCACTTCATTGTCATGATGGATTTCGTCTTGATTCCTGTTCCAGTAAATCATCTTGCCCAGTTCTATACCTATATCAGTGACCAGACCGGTGACATGGGTAGTGCGTATCTCGGCTTGTGAGATTTTGGTGATCAGCGCATTTTGCAGGCCCATCACATAACAAAGCAGGACAGTGGTGAACGAGACGGTAATCACGGCGTGCTCCTGCAATTCAGTACCAACCAGGCCAAATATCAGGAGCAACACAGCCTCCAGCAACAAGACGGGGGTATAGATATAGCGAAAGTGGTTGCGTTTGGCGTAATTCACCATGATAGCGGTGCAGGCCGCACCCCAGGCAAAGGCAATTAGCATGAATAAGGCGGCCAGGGCAGGTAATACCTTGCCGAGCACCAGGTCATCGGCGGCAGAAGACAACATGCCCGTCATGTGGGAAGTATATTGTCCTACTGCCAGAAAGCCACCCGCATTCAAGGCTCCGGCCACACATGCCAGGCTAACTCCCAGGTGCATGTTAGCCCGGGGAGTGCGCTTGGGTGAGGTCAGCTTGGCGAGATAATTGATGGGCATGCAGGAAAAGATAGATTTTTTGCCAGTCTGACCAGAGTTTAGCCCAAAAACTGGCAAAAATGCACACCCGCCTGCATTTGCTGCCTTTGTTCATGCGATTTACTGCATGCTTATCGGCATTCCTGTATATCCCTGGTCTACATGGCAGGCTTTTGCTTAGCTAAAAAACTGCGGTGATCCTGGAAATTCAGTGCGCAACGCTGGATGAAATCACCGAGTGGGTATTGTTGGTGCTGTTCACCAGCGGTTGTTTTCTTTTCTGCATCGGGGAATATGCCCATGCCCGCCAGCAAAGCGTACCAGGAGGCTATCGGGTAATACTTCTCGATATTCTGACGGCGTATTTCATCGCCCAGATCACGGCCTTCCAGCCAGGTTGAAAAGATGTGCTTGAGTGAATCAGGTATTCTGTGCAGGTTGGCCGCGTTGGCCTTCCAGTATTCTGTATCTGTCCGGGTATTGGTTTTGTAATGGGCGATGATGTAATTCCTGTGTCCGTCAAAATAATCGTTGATTTCCTGGTTATAGACTTGTTGAGCCTGTTCGCTCAAATCACCTTTTTCCAGGAACAGGCAAAAGATCGCAGCGGTCATTTGCGTCAGGTAAAGCGCCGTCGCCTCCAGCGGTTCGAGGAAACCCTGTGACAGTCCGACAGCCAGACAATTCTTGTTCCAGTGTTTCTCCACACGGCCGAGTTTCATCTTCAGATGACGTGCTGGCGTGTCGGAATCAAGCATGCCAATTTTTTCGCGCAATTCTGTCTCTGCCTGATCTGCCGTCGTAAAAGCCGAGCTATACACATAACCATTGCCATAGCGATTTTGCAGTGGAATCTTCCAGGCCCAGCCATGCTTCATGGCAGTGGATACGGTCAACGTGGGAATCTTGTCGCATATGTCGGTGGGCATGGCTATCGCCGAATCATTGAGCAGATTGTCTGCGTAGCTGACAAAAGGTGTTTTCAGTGCCTTGTCTATCAGTAGAGCAGAGAAACCTGAACAGTCAACAAAGAAATCCGCTGCCAGTTCACTGCCATCTGCCAGACTGACGGCGGCGATATTCCCTTTTTCATCCAGGCGGGCGTGATCGATATGTGCCTTGATATGCTCTATGCCTGTCTGCAAGGCTTTCTTGCGCAGGAATTTGCCAAGCAGCATGGCATCGAAATGATAGCCATAAGTCGTAAAGAAAGGGAAGTTATGATCTGCGATAGGTGCAAGGCAACTGTCAGCCAGTTGCGCCGAAAGAAAAAACTTGTTCGGCAAGGCACAGACATCTGCCCCTTGCAAGCGCGCTTTAACGTTTTCGATAAAGGGTGGCATGGTCAGATTATCGACCATGGTCACAAACGGGTGGAAATAACTCGCATGACCGGGCTTGCTTGACCAGCCATCAAAGGCAATACCGCTTTTGTAAGTGGCATTGCATTCAGGCATCCATTCGGTTTCATGTATCTCCAGGGTGTCGAAGAAACGCTTCATGACTGGTGTTGAGCCTTCGCCTACACCAATGACGCCAACGGTTTCGGATTCTATGACGGAAACCTGTATGCCCTTGTCCTTGACGGAATGAGCAATCAGCAATGCTGCCATCCAACCGGCAGAACCGCCGCCGACGACCAGGATTTTTTTTATGGAGTCTTGTGTAGTCATATCGTTTGCCGTAAAAATGACAGTATCAGAAGAATATCTGACAACAGGGTTGCAAATGCAAAAAAAGTGATGGGGCAGGCATGCACCATCACTTATGAAGCGGGGAAGCAGAACAACGAATCAACTTCCCCGCATTTACCGCTATAGAATTACAAAGCTGCTTACATCTTCGCGTGCAAAGTCAGGAAGATTTGACGGCCATTTTTGTACAGGGATGCTGGCAGATCTGCTGCGCCTGGTGTTTTCCAGACAGAGCTGACCAATGGATTGTTGAGGTCCTTGCCATCCAGAGAGATGGAGAAGCTGTCATTGATCTGATAAGCCAGTGTTGCAGACAAAGTACCGATATCATTCTGGTAAGCAGCGCTGTTACGGCTGGTACCATTCAGGAAGCCGGAACGATAGCTGTATGTCAGACGCGCGCTGAACTTGCCATCTTCATAGAATGCACCGATGTTGTATGCATTTTTGGAAGTACCGATCAGCGTGCAATCAGGAGCCAGCAAATCACCGCACTTGGAACCAGGAGCTGCACCTGTTTCTTTACCCAGTGTGTAAGTGTAGTTGGCGTTGATACCAAAACCTGCTGGCAGTGCCTGGATGTAAGCCAGTTCCAGACCCTTGACTTCAGCCTGGGTATTGATAGGCGTACTCATTGCATACACAGTGTTTTTCTTCTGGATCTGGTTGTAGAAGGTACCTGTGCTTGAGCCATAAGTAACATAGCCATCCAGAGCAGAGTAGAACAGGTCAGCAGACACCATGGACTTAGGTGCGAAATACCATTCTACGCCCAGGTCTACAGTATTGGCACGGATAGGTTTCAGGTTAGGGTTACCACCGTTACCTGTACCTTGAACGTCACGCAGATCCAGACCAGCCATTTGACCCAGTTCAGGACGGGCCATCGTGCGGGAAACACTGAAACGGGCAACCATGTCTTTGTTCAGATCCATGCGGAAGTTTGCACTTGGCAGGAAGTCGACATAATTGTTGTTATAGGTACGTGGTTCAAAATTGCCAGAAGCACCGATCTCATTACGTGTGACTTGCTCGCTGGTGCGGGCAACACGCAAACCGAAATTACCGCTGATGCCTTCGCCTGCAAAATCAGCCATCACATACGCAGATTGTGTTGGTTCTTTAATGGAGAATTCATTTTGCAGTAAGTGGCCAGTATAGTTGGTGTATTGTGCCAACCAGGCATTCACAGAAGCTTGAGAGAATGTCCAGTAACCCGCACCATTGGCACCCAGATCATTGAAAATGGCTGGGAAGGCTGTCAAGCCAGACATAGGCAGATTGGCTGCATTGCTCAAACCTGGCAAGGCATTATTGCCGATGGAAGTCAGATCACGCTTGTGTTCGGCAGCACGGAAACCAAAACGCACAGTAGGTATGCTGGCGAGAGAAGTTTTGAACGTACCGTCGATTTGTGCGTAGTCTTCCTTGTCATTGGCGGTTACGTGTGAGCCGTAAGTGTATGGTGCTCCAGGTGTGCCAGGTGCGCCATTGTTAAAGCCACCGATAGAGAACTTGTCAGCACCAGGTGTGACATAAATCACAGGCTTGTCAGAACCCTGAACTGTGTAGCTACCACCTGTCCATGGCATCCAGATACCCATCGCACCACTGATAGTGTTGCCCAGGCCTTTGGTTGTACCGATTTTACCGGCAAGTGTCAGTTGATCATTGACGCGGAAAGAGCCGTCGATGTTAAAGAACTGAGACTGGCTTTCGGCTACAGGACGGGAAAAAATTTCCTGAACAGAGCTGGACATGCCGCTGCAAGGTACGCAACCGGCAGGATTGCCAACGGATAATTGGGAAATAACGCCCTGGCTCAAAGTGCCACTGACAGCGCTGGTTGGGAAACCAGTTGTTGCCCAGGATGGTCCGACGAAACGGCCCAGGGATTGCATGAAGTTGTGATTGACGTTAGGTGCATCGAGATGGGACTGGAATGCAGTAATATCAATGTTCACATCTTTGGATGGTTTGAACTGGAAGTCAATCAAACCACCTTCGCGGGTACGTTGCTGTTCAAACCAGGCAGTACCACCCAGATAGTTGGTGACTGCGCCAGAAGCTGGCGATGTTGCTGTGTTTGCTGTACCAGCACCTTTGATGGCGCTATCGATAGGGCTGCCAACATCAACTTTATCCCACCAGATTTGATTCTCTTGGCCAGCGCGGCTCAGAGTACGTTTTTGGTGGAACGCTTGCACCAGAATACCCATGGTAGATGCATCATTTTTCCAGGCGATCAGACCGCTCAACTGAGGATCAGATTTGCCGGAGTTGGCAGAGTTGACCAGACCAATACTTGCCTGTGCATTGAATTGCTTTTTGAAATCCAATGGCTTGCGTGTTTCGATATCGACGACACCTTCAGCACCGCCATCAAGCAGGTTGGCTTGAGAACCTTTATGTACTGTTACGCGGCCTATCAGTTCGGATGGGAACAAAGAGAAGCTGACGCTGCGGCCACCGCCAACGATATTGTCGGCAAACCAGTCGCCGCTCGATACTGAGTGACCATTGAGTGTCGTCAGTGTCAGGCCAAATGGTGTGCCGCGCAAGGCAACGCGATCGTTCTCACCAAAGCTGCCTTCGCCGCCACCGGCTGCAGCAACGCTGACGCCAGGAACGCGTTGCAGAGAGTCAGCCACGTTTTTATCAGGCATCTTGCCGATGTCTTCGGCAGTGATCACTTCAACGAAGTTATCAGCGTTACGCTTTTGATTCAAAGATTGTTGCAGGGATGCGCGAATACCAGTTACGACCACTTCTTGAGGCGCCGCGGGCTTTGCTGCCTCTTGTGCTTGCGCCTGCATGGCAACGCTCATGATCAGTACCGCAACAGCGGACGCCACGGGCGTTAAATTGTTCCTCATTGGACTCATTTTATTTTGCATTTATTTCTCCTTCGGTTAAGACCTGTGAAAAGCTTTAGATCCGTGACAAAAAATTGCTTCCTCCCCCATACCCTACACACTTGATGTTTTGCCAGTGAGTATTTTCGGTACAACCCGCTGCAGTAAAAGTCATTCAGAGTTAGCTACCACTCGAAACAACAACACCGGATGTGAAGCACTTTAGTGGTGACTAAACAGGTTGTCAATCGGTATCTAAGTGGTATCTATGCGATGTTTAAATGCTTGTTTCTTTGATATCTGTATTCAATCTATCTATTTGTTTTTATTGAATAAATTATTCTTTTCAAATTCGGAAGATGAGAAGTGGACTGATGTTTTATTCCCACATGTGGTCTTTAATTGTTCCTTTTTTAGTCAATAAAGTGGATTTGAAGTGGCTTTGAACTTGGTTTTTTAAATTTATTTACTTATGTCTTGAGTGAGGTATTGATGGCTGCATTCTGCGCACAAAAAACATGTTTTAAATTTCCCTGGAAGCGCTGACAGATATAGGTGTTGCCCCGATCATGTCTGCTTGATGGCTTTATTTGCTGTTTGATGAGCTAAGACCAGTTGCAAAAATGTGTCATTGTTTTGACGTGAATTTTTGCTTGAGCAAGGCTCATAATACCTTCTGATTTGAGCCTTTCAGGATATCCTGAAAATGGTAAATTTAATTCCACATAGATACCTCTTGACAACCAGTTGTGAGGACACTACAGTGAGCCAGATTCTAAAGACTGGCGCTTACTTAAGACGTTTTCAAGGCTGTTCAGGGCAAGTTGTACGGGAGTGGTATTTTTGTATTTTCCTGCAAGGATAGAGTTCAGGGCATGCTTGCATCTGCAAAATTGCAGGTACATGAATGCACGCATCACTAGTCCAAGCACGGTGATGCGATACAAGCTGCTCCCGGTTCTGAATCTGCCTTTGCTGCAGTGTTTGGAAGCCGGTTGGTGAAAATGTCTTCACAATAATAGAGGGAGCAGTAATGGATTTTTCAAATCGCCAGCAAGAGCCGGGGAAGAAGTTTATAGGCTTAGGGCTGGTTATCGCATTTCACGTACTGGTGGTATATGCGCTGGTATCTGGATTGGCGCGCAAAGCGATGGAAGTGGTGATCAAG
It encodes the following:
- a CDS encoding M48 family metallopeptidase, whose amino-acid sequence is MKTDHQRKPQKTNLTRRAGLVVALWVGFWVLALGLLIALAWVPITQINHRSSLQFSGVIAGIAALTLAYSLRPRSKEKKSGNTVKPLSRQTAEPLYALVERIAKELKVEAPVNIHLIGVASAFISGKKNWRGKVKELEVGLGLPLLGTLSEAELGSVIAHEFGHFVAGDLSLGPWVYRTRTSIAYTVTDLDDSMFFLDVLFRFYGKWFLKLSAAVSREQEFAADALAAKKFGPVATRSALEKVHLISPMWSSYLDYELGPALNRGVRMPIFEGFRRFCKPGVKRADIQTAINYAESHTTTEFDTHPSLEERVAAVVPGAKPSFPPLSQCLHLLGGEAETENAWYAMFEKENLQHCDWDRYATEVLQEQNKQRFAGSWMDPQALPLNELVKMATDPNSLWDRLRPEGVSFLSPLGKRLYVLEIMESWIAACLTHYGYKASLLPGQALTMTRADTRLMPSELLQAALQSKLTVAYLNGLQKEATQPA
- a CDS encoding YoaK family protein, whose amino-acid sequence is MPINYLAKLTSPKRTPRANMHLGVSLACVAGALNAGGFLAVGQYTSHMTGMLSSAADDLVLGKVLPALAALFMLIAFAWGAACTAIMVNYAKRNHFRYIYTPVLLLEAVLLLIFGLVGTELQEHAVITVSFTTVLLCYVMGLQNALITKISQAEIRTTHVTGLVTDIGIELGKMIYWNRNQDEIHHDNEVGANLQKLRLHGLLVASFFLGALTGAYGFKHFGFISTLPIATALVVLSLAPRFRKA
- a CDS encoding amino acid ABC transporter permease, which codes for MEIFELLQMAAPVMLKGVAYTLLFAIGAMVGGLILGFLLAVARILPSKLISTPAAVYVSLIRGTPLLVQIFVIYYGLPGIGIEFSATSAGILALSLNAGAYLSESIRGAIVGVSRGQWSASSSLGLNYGQTLRYIVVPQAMRVAVPSMSNTLISLIKDTSLVSVITVTELMLATKEVIATSFRPLPLYIAAACIYWALSLCFEVVQRRLEKRLQKAHQV
- a CDS encoding tryptophan halogenase family protein, translating into MTTQDSIKKILVVGGGSAGWMAALLIAHSVKDKGIQVSVIESETVGVIGVGEGSTPVMKRFFDTLEIHETEWMPECNATYKSGIAFDGWSSKPGHASYFHPFVTMVDNLTMPPFIENVKARLQGADVCALPNKFFLSAQLADSCLAPIADHNFPFFTTYGYHFDAMLLGKFLRKKALQTGIEHIKAHIDHARLDEKGNIAAVSLADGSELAADFFVDCSGFSALLIDKALKTPFVSYADNLLNDSAIAMPTDICDKIPTLTVSTAMKHGWAWKIPLQNRYGNGYVYSSAFTTADQAETELREKIGMLDSDTPARHLKMKLGRVEKHWNKNCLAVGLSQGFLEPLEATALYLTQMTAAIFCLFLEKGDLSEQAQQVYNQEINDYFDGHRNYIIAHYKTNTRTDTEYWKANAANLHRIPDSLKHIFSTWLEGRDLGDEIRRQNIEKYYPIASWYALLAGMGIFPDAEKKTTAGEQHQQYPLGDFIQRCALNFQDHRSFLAKQKPAM
- a CDS encoding lipopolysaccharide assembly protein LapB, with the translated sequence MSISDPANLFQRVPELRTFSDDPKISRAIESGDTFKVYRSLVLARLFRRLPQHKEVLKELTSERRLFAKPLKGTPSLGTINSVGFSFVGESERDTDGSHIALHAFVILFGIPLVPMGSYVVRSTGDRQWQIYARAPLGIMGWLYTRGLALAMVIMVLTGAAASYQEASTQNLTILNGFDIPVKVKIGEQALVVAAQGRATMTLPVGQLKGEASSDKTGIIDTYDQTLASTDRYNVWNIAGAAPLVENTIIYSKVKPASPEQAGSQTVYCGKRLLEFAGVEYLFTEPPQTKSMSKHQSSVSARQLTIVNQADTPAVMSCLNYAFGHGQEKDMLPALEAYAAIKGWDTRTTDIALFVANGISRAEALRLSRKVLKIHPDNVLLERSVQDLRDDIGEHDVMLKEYAQRASQAADSSSEQYLYASLLSGNEGLQAMKNLAQKFPRDANILRSLTWRKFVHGDSRGAAQDLQQLHKLSPENASYLLDTEIRLLLTQQRPADALKLLDAAINNSKGLERAMLAVEFNEIARQQGIGDPEKYLRSMPDDENDNILDIYRAKAGLPPNKTEHRDLPMVKLALSLRSSPEQTLDLVKHINTIQVRQHLGADQLALLYGEACRVNDKTTKDKLQQMMHMRKADLSAFEQYVRGEQVNLDEMDFETDVLAAAYFIRSRNPQLSAQERQNLRKLAAKTDVLQGIVTTAIKQWQS
- a CDS encoding transporter substrate-binding domain-containing protein — its product is MKISTKKTISTLLAGVILASASLSATAADLLDTVKSRGTLKIALEGTYPPFNFKDTKTNELAGFDVDVAKLLAAKLGVKPEFVTSEWSGILAGLSAGKFDVIVNQVGITAKRQETFDFSDPYTVSSAQLIVKKDEKREFKSLEDLKGKKLGVGQGSNYEERAKAVAGVEVKSYPGAPEYLQDLAAGRVDAALNDSLMVAYLVKTSNLPIKAGAPIGEIAKNGIPFQKANPKFAAALNAALADIIKDGSFAKVSNKWFGKDVSKAPAAQ